The following nucleotide sequence is from Coleofasciculus sp. FACHB-T130.
TTAAGCGAGTACCATTCGCAAAGTCCCAACCAGACTGAGGGCGTTTTCCAGCCATCTGTATTTCTCGCAATAACAACAGTCCATCGCCAGTTTGAACAATTGGGCCAAATCCTTTGACAATGCTCACCACCTCGCCTGGATGTGACGAACCAGAGGACAAAGAAGACCAATCCGATAGCACCTTTAATTCTGGGGCGATTTGCCAGTAAGCCTCTCCTAGAGGGGCAGTAGCACTGATTTTGAGCGGATTCCCCCGAAATGTTGCCACACAATCCGGGAAAAAGCCCCTGACTTGGTTATGTAATGCGATCGCGCTTTTCGACCAATCAAGACAATAATCCGGTTTTTTAATCAGCGGCGCATAAGTCGCCTGCGATTCATCTTGGGGGATTGGTTCAATTTCCTGGCGTTCCAGCTTCAGGAGGGTTTCTACTAATAAATCTGCCCCAATCTCGGAAAGCTTTTGCGCCAAATCTTGAGCATTATCCAACAGTCCAATCGGCGTATAAGCTTTTAGCAGCACTGCACCCGTATCCATCCCCGCATCCATCAGCATCGTTGCGATCCCCGTTTCTGTCTCGCCATGATAGAGGCACCACTGGATGGGAGCAGCACCCCGATGCTTGGGCAAGATCGAGCCGTGTACGTTGATGCAACCCAATTTGGGCATATCTAAA
It contains:
- the fmt gene encoding methionyl-tRNA formyltransferase, whose amino-acid sequence is MKVIFFGTPQFAVPTLERLFANPEFEVLGVVTQPDKRRGRGNQMMPSPVKSVALTHQLPVWQPQRIKKDEETLAQLKQTNADVFVVVAYGQILSQQILDMPKLGCINVHGSILPKHRGAAPIQWCLYHGETETGIATMLMDAGMDTGAVLLKAYTPIGLLDNAQDLAQKLSEIGADLLVETLLKLERQEIEPIPQDESQATYAPLIKKPDYCLDWSKSAIALHNQVRGFFPDCVATFRGNPLKISATAPLGEAYWQIAPELKVLSDWSSLSSGSSHPGEVVSIVKGFGPIVQTGDGLLLLREIQMAGKRPQSGWDFANGTRLTVGERLDFEV